A region of the Leucobacter komagatae genome:
CCTCGGAGGCGCCCGCCGCGTAGCTCGCCTGACGTCTCAGGCGTCACGGTTCGCAACATCTCTTCGTGCTCATGCCCGCAGCGTTTACGCTTGCGGGCATGAGCATTGATTTTCCCGCCCTGCCGGATTCCGTTTCAGTCGACCGCGTCGAGGTAGCCCCCGAGGTCGAGCTGCGCGTGCTCCGAGCCGGCGCTGGCGCACCCGTCGTGTTCGTTCCCGGGTGGAACTTCTCGGCTGAGGTCTTCGTGCACCAGCTCGCGGGCCTCGCTGACGCTCACGAGGTCATCGCCGTTGACCCGCGCGGCCACGGCGAATCGAGCAAGCCACTCACGGGCAACAATTTCCCGCAGCGCGGCCGCGACCTGGCTGCGCTGCTCGCTGCTCTCGACCTCCGCGACGTCACCCTCGCCGGCTGGTCGTTCGGCGTGCTCGACGTGCTCTCGGCGCTTGAGGTCGACGGAGCGGGCGACCGCGTCGCCAAGCTCATCCTGATCGACGAGCCGCCGCGCGTGCCGTTCGACCCGACAAACAAGGCGGAGTGGGGCGAGGCCGCGCTCAGTCACGACGGGCTGCCGGCCTACGTGAAGTTCCTCTCCACTGACCGCCAGGGCTTCCTCGAGTACATCGCGGCAGACGCGCTCGGCGTCGCAGCAGCAGAGGCCGATACCGAGCCCGCCGTCGCGAAGCTCGTCGCCGACGGTGCCCGCACGCCCGAGCACATCGCGATCATCACCGGCGTCGAGGGCCTCGCAACCGACCTGTCGGCGCCCGCGGTCGCGTTCGACGGTTCGGGCAAGCCGCTGCTCTTCATCGCGCAAGCGGGCTGGGCTGACGACGCACGCCGCTGGGTGACGGCGAATCTCCCGCACGCGGAGTTCGCGACGATCCCGGTGCACGCAGGGTTCCTCACCGAACCGGAGGCCTTCAACGCGCGGGTTCGCGAGTTCCTCGCGGGCTGACCGACTCCGCAGGGGCCCGATCCCGCTCGACTAGCGTGGCGTCGCGACGCCCGCGCGAATACGCTCGACGGTCTCCGCTGGCGTCGTCCGCTCCCCCAGCCGGTTCGGCTTGCCGGCGCCGTGGTAGTCGCTCGCGCCGGTGACCGTGAGCCCGAGTTCGTCGGCGGCCTCGCGCAGGGGCGGCAGCCAGTCTTCGCGGTTCTCGGGGTGGTTGAGTTCGATTCCGCCGAGCCCGGCCCGGGCGAACGCCCGCACCGCGTCGACGGGGGTCGGCGTGCGCTGCCGCTCTGCGACGGGGTGCGCGAGCACTGGGAAACCGCCGGCTGCGCGGACGAGCCCGATCGCGTCGACGGTGTCGAGGGCGTACGTCGGCACGTAGTACTTCGACCGCGGGTGCAGCACGTCGGCGAACGCGGCGCTCCGGTCGACGAAGTACCCCGCCGTCACGAGCGCGTCGGCGATGTGCGGGCGGCCCACGGTCGTCGCCTCAAACTCGCCGACAACGTCGTCCCAGGTGAGCCGGTAGTCATGCGCGAGCAGCTCGACCATCTCGCGGGCGCGACCGAGGCGTGCCTCGCGCACCCGGGCGAGCGCGGCAAACAGTTCACCGGCAGCCGGGTCGATCCCGTAGCCAAGCAGGTGCCGCGACTTCCAGTTGTACTTCGTC
Encoded here:
- a CDS encoding PHP domain-containing protein; protein product: MTGSAGYDLHTHSLISDGTTRPAEIAAEAAALGLAGFSLTDHDTIDGWDEGRAAAAEGGLDFVPGIEITTKYNWKSRHLLGYGIDPAAGELFAALARVREARLGRAREMVELLAHDYRLTWDDVVGEFEATTVGRPHIADALVTAGYFVDRSAAFADVLHPRSKYYVPTYALDTVDAIGLVRAAGGFPVLAHPVAERQRTPTPVDAVRAFARAGLGGIELNHPENREDWLPPLREAADELGLTVTGASDYHGAGKPNRLGERTTPAETVERIRAGVATPR
- a CDS encoding alpha/beta fold hydrolase, whose amino-acid sequence is MSIDFPALPDSVSVDRVEVAPEVELRVLRAGAGAPVVFVPGWNFSAEVFVHQLAGLADAHEVIAVDPRGHGESSKPLTGNNFPQRGRDLAALLAALDLRDVTLAGWSFGVLDVLSALEVDGAGDRVAKLILIDEPPRVPFDPTNKAEWGEAALSHDGLPAYVKFLSTDRQGFLEYIAADALGVAAAEADTEPAVAKLVADGARTPEHIAIITGVEGLATDLSAPAVAFDGSGKPLLFIAQAGWADDARRWVTANLPHAEFATIPVHAGFLTEPEAFNARVREFLAG